A window of Roseateles sp. XES5 genomic DNA:
ATCGATGCCGGCCCTCGATCCGGGAGGACGCCCCCGACAATCGGCCCCCACTGCAATGATTCACGTCTTGGCGTTTTGGCGCATTGACGCTAGCCTTCCCTTACGTCGGGTTGCAGAGGGACAATCGATGACGCCTGAAATGATTTCAGAGAAAACCTTTTCAGCCGGCGACAGACTGACGCCGGAAAATTTTCCGGAGCGGACGAAGGGATTGCCCTTCCGCGCGCAGATGGTGCTGCGCGGCTTGCTCGCGCTTCAGGCCGGCACCTTGTCGATGACGATCCCCGGTGGACAGACCTTCGTGATCGCCGGCGCCTCGCCCGGTCCCGAGGCCACCGTGCGGCTGCACAACTGGAACCTGGTGCACCGCGCCGTCAGCGCCGGCACGATCGGCGTTGCGGAAAGCTACATGGACGGCGACTGGGAAAGCCCGGATGCCGGCGCCTTTCTCGAGCTCGTCCTCGTCAATGGCGACGTGGTGCGCAACTACACCAACGGGCCGCGCGGTCTCTTCCTCATCGTCGAGAAGTTCCGCCACTGGCTGAACGCCAATACCCGCCGCGGCTCGAAGCGCAACATTTCCGCCCATTACGATCTCGGCAATGCCTTCTATTCCGAGTGGCTCGATCCGACGATGACCTATTCCTCGGCGCTCTATGCGCGCGGGGCCAACGACCTCACCTCCGCGCAGCTGGCGAAATACCGTGCGCTGGCCGAGGCGACGGGCATCGGCCCAAACGATCACGTCCTGGAAATCGGCTGCGGCTGGGGCGGCTTTGCGGAATTCGCCGCCGGCGAGATCGGCTGCAAGGTGACGGGCCTGACGATCAGCCGCGAACAGCTCGCCTTCGCCCGGGAGCGCATGGCCAAAGCCGGCCTTGCCGACCGGGTGGAGCTGAAGTTCCAGGACTACCGCGACGAGGCCGGCACCTATGATCGCATCGTCTCCATCGAGATGTTCGAGGCGGTGGGCGAAAAATACTGGCCGGCCTATTTCTCCAAGCTGCACGAATGTCTGAAACCGGGCGGGCGCGCCGGCCTGCAGATCATCACCATCCTGCAGGAGGCCTATGCGGACTACCGGGCGAACCCGGACTTCATCCAGAAATACGTCTTTCCCGGCGGCATGCTGCCGACACGCGAGCACCTTTCCGCGCTCGGCCGGCAATTCGGGCTGTCCACCGCCTCGGATATCGGCTTCGGCCACGACTATGCCCGCACGCTCGCCGAATGGCGGCACCGCTTCTGGGCGGCCTGGGAGCGCATCGTTCCGCTCGGCTTCGACGACCGTTTCCGCAAGCTTTGGGAGTTCTACTTCTATTATTGCGAGGCGGGTTTCAGGGCGAAGAACATCGATGTGCGGCAGGTGGTCTATACGCGGCCCGGCAATGGACATCAGGGGTAGAAAAAATCCCTCTGGAAGCCCTTTCACAAAGAACGCCATTCCTTGCAATGCGGCCTGTCCCGGCCGAAAAGTCGCTTCCAGTCTAGGTACATAACGCGCGAGGCTCGTCTGCCATGTCCATTCTTCCGTCCGTTCTTGATGCAATCGGCAATACGCCGCTCATCCGCCTCAAGGGCGCGTCGGAAGCGACGGGCTGCGAAATCCTCGGCAAGGCGGAATTCCTCAATCCCGGCCAGTCGGTGAAGGACCGCGCGGCGCTCTCCATCATCCGCGCGGCGGAGCGCTCGGGCGCGCTGCGCCCCGGCGGCGTCATCGTCGAGGGCACGGCCGGCAATACCGGCATCGGCCTTGCGCTGGTCGCCCAGGCGCTCGGCTATCGCACCGTGATCGTCATCCCGGAAACCCAGAGTCAGGAGAAGAAGGACGCGCTGCGCCTGCTCGGCGCCGAGCTGGTCGAGGTTCCCGCCGTTCCCTACAAGAACCCCAACAACTACGTGAAGCTCTCCGGCCGCCTTGCCGAACAGCTTGCGAAGACCGAGCCCAACGGCGCCATCTGGGCCAACCAGTTCGACAACGTCGCCAACCGCGATGCCCATATCGAGACCACCGCGCCGGAAATCTGGCGCGATACCGACGGCAAGGTCGACGGCTTCGTCTCGGCCGTCGGGTCCGGCGGCACGCTCGCCGGCGTCGCCGCGGGCCTGCGCGCCAGGAATTCCAACATCAAGATCGCCCTTGCCGACCCGGATGGCGCGGCGCTGTTCAACTATTATGCGCACGGCGAACTGAAGTCCTCCGGCAGCTCGATCACCGAGGGCATCGGCCAGGGCCGCATCACGGCCAATCTGGAAGGCTTCACGCCCGACTATTCCTACAATATCCCCGATTCCGAGGCCGTTCCGCTGGTCTTCGACCTCATCGAGAAGGAAGGCATCGCCGTCGGCGGCTCCTCCGGCATCAACATTGCAGGCGCCATCCGCCTTGCGCGCGACCTCGGCCCCGGCCATACGATCGTGACGATCCTCTGCGACTATGCTAACCGCTATCAGTCGAAGCTCTTCAATGCGGACTTCCTCGATTCCAAGGGCCTGCCCGTTCCGGGATGGCTGACGGCGAAATCGGGGATCAAGGTCCCCTATCAGCCGGTCGAATAGGTCTCATGTCCCTTCCCACCACCGCCCTCTTTCGCGACGATTTCTATCTTTCGACAAATGAGGCGGTGGTGACGGCGGTGCATGCGGACGGCTGCATCGAGCTGGACCAGACCTGTTTCTACGCCACGTCCGGCGGCCAGCCCGGCGATACCGGCTTTCTCGAGCGCGCCGACGGCAGCCGCATCGCGCTCGGCCCGGCCGTGACGGGCGCCAGCAAGGACATCATCCTGCACCGCCCGCTGGAGGGCGAAGCGCTGCCGCTGGTCGGCGAGACGGTCGTCGCCCATATCGACTGGGCGCGCCGCTACAAGCTGATGCGCATGCACACCGCCTGCCACCTGCTCTCCGTCGTCTGCTCCTACCCCATCACGGGCGCCGCCGTCGGCGAAGACGACAGCCGCGTCGATTTCGACATGACCGACACGATCGACCGGGACGAGGTGACGGCCAGGCTGATGACGCTCGTCAACGAGAATCACCCGATCTTCGTGCAGTGGATCACCGATGCGGAGCTTGCCGCCAATCCCGGCATCGTGAAATCCAAGAACGTCCGCCCGCCCATGGGCCTCGGCCGCGTCAGCCTCGTGTGCATCGGTGAGAATTCCGCCATCGACAGCCAGCCCTGCGGCGGCACGCATGTGTCGGAAACCCAGGAAGTCGGCGCCATCCACATCGCCAAGATCGAAAAGAAGGGCAAGGAGAACCGCCGGTTCCGCATCCGTTTCGGTGCGCCGGGTTCCGAAGCCTGAAGGAGGATGACCATGTCCAATGACAAGAGCAGGTTCGTCGTTTCGGCGGACTGGGTGGAAAAGCAGCTCGGCGCGCCCGCGTTCCGCGTCGTCGACGCTTCCTGGTACCTGCCGGCGCAGAACCGCAGCGGCGTTGCCGAATATGCCGCCGGCCACATTCCCGGCGCCGTCCTCTTCGACCAGGACGTGATCGCCGACCATACCAGCGGCCTGCCGCACACCATTCCCGCGCCGGACTTCTTCGCCGCCGAAGTCGGCAAGCTCGGCATTGCCGATACGGATACGATCGTCGTGCATGACGGTCCCGGCATCTTCACCGCGCCGCGCGTCTGGTGGCTGTTCCGCGTCATGGGCGCGAAGAACGTCTTCGTCATGGATGGCGGCCTCGACGGCTGGAAGAAGGAGGGACGGCCGCTGACGACCGACCTGCCGGAGCCCGCCCCCGCCGTCTTCCACACCAATTTCAACCCCTATGCCGTCACCTCCTTCGAGGAAATGCGCGGCGTCGTGACGACGGGGTCGCGTCAGATCGCCGATGCGCGCGGCGCGGGCCGCTTTACCGGCGAGGAGGCCGAGCCCCGCGCCGGCATGCGCTCCGGCCACATGCCGGGGGCCAAAAGCCTGCCGATGGGCACCTTCTCGGAAGGCGGCAAGTTCAAGAATCTCGCCAGCCTGCGCAAGCTCTTCGAGGATGCGGGCATCGACCTTGCAAAGCCGGTCGTCACGAGCTGCGGCTCGGGCGTCACGGCGGCGGTCATCACGCTCGCCCTCCAGTCCCTCAGCCACACGGACAACACGCTCTATGACGGCTCCTGGTCCGAATGGGGCGGACGCGAGGATACGCCCGTGGTGACGGGAAAGGACTGAGCATGGCGAAGAAGGCCCAGCCGGCGCCCATCGCCGTGCACATCACCGCGCTCGAAATGACCGCGCCGCCGAAGCAGAGCCTGCCGGTGCCGGTCAACGTGCACACCGCCATTCTCAGCGCGCCGGACATTCCGCTGGCCTTCTACCGCTTCATCTACCGGCAGGTCGGCAGCCGCTGGCACTGGGTCGACCGGCTGCGCATGGACGACGAGACGCTGGCGGCGACGCTGCACGACAAGCGCAACAGCGTGACGGTGCTCTATGTCAACGGCGCGCCGGCCGGCTTCTTCGAACTGCTGCAGATCGACGAGGACGTGGTCGAGCTTTCCCATTTCGGCCTGATGGAGCGGGCGCTCGGCCTTGGCATCGGCAAGTGGTTCCTGCTCCAGACGCTCTATGCCGCCTGGGCCTCCGGGCCGAAGCGCGTGCGGGTGACGACCAACAATCTCGATCACCCCCGGGCGCTCCAGCTCTACCAGATGTTCGGCTTCTCGCCCGTCGGCACGGAAGACGCAACGCTGGTTCCCCTGTCGGATGCCGAAGTGCTGGCGCTTGCCAAGCGCGACTGTCTGCCGCCGGCCGAGCGCCGGAAACCCTGAACGAGGCCCAACACACGGTTCATGTTCCCTTCAGGTCGCCCATGGCAGTTTGCCCGCCAACAGACGACCGAATGAAAAGGAACACACTATGCAACGCCGCGCCTTTCTGACCGCGTTCGCCGCCGCCCTCGCCGTCCCGGCCCTTTCGCGTGGCGCCCTCGCCCAGGAAACCCCGTCGGAAGAGATGATCCTGCGCCGCCTCGACGCCGCACCCGCCCGCCGCATGCGCGAGGAGGAACGGGTGACGGTGCGCGAGTTCAAGCGCCGCCCGGATCTGCGCGGCGCCGCGCCCTCGATCAACATCCAGTCGATCAACTTCGCCTTCGCCTCGGCCGAAATCCCGCGCTCGGAATACCGCAAGGTGCGCCAGATCGCCCGCGCCATGGACCGCATCCTCAGCCGTCGCCGCCGCGCCGTCTTCCTGATCGAAGGCCATACGGATGCCGTGGGCTCGGCCGCCTCCAACCAGCTGCTCTCGGAGCGCCGCGCCATTTCGCTGAAGCGGGTTCTGGTGGAGGAATTCGGCCTGCCCTTCCGGGCCCTCGAAACCGTCGGCTACGGCGAGGAATTCCTGCTGGTGCCGACGCAGAACGAGGAGTGGCGCAACCGCCGCGTCACGCTGCGCCGCATCGATGAATTCGTCCGCTGATCGCCGTCATCGCCTTACCGCCGCCGGCCTCGCGCCGGCGGTTTTGATTCCGGCAAGAAACGGGTGTCGTGATAGGGGCAGATGCGGGACCATCGGCATCACCAACCGGAGCCGTTCCATGTCCATCCGCTTCCTGCCGCTGCCGACCGAAACCGCAACCGCCTACTGGAATGGCGCCACAGATGCCTATGGCATGGCGCCGGAACGGCATGTCTCCGACGGCACCGGCGTGCCCTGCCGCCATTGTCTGCGGCTGGTCGGCGCGGGCGAGCCCTATCTCATCCTCGCCCATCGCCCCTTCCCGGCCCTCCAGCCCTATGCGGAGACCGGGCCGATCTTCCTGCATGCCGAACCCTGCGCGGCGCACGAACCGTCCGAGGACATGCCGCCGATGCTGACCAGCAATGTCTACATCCTGCGCGGCTATAGCGCGGAAAACCGCATCCTCTACGGCACCGGCGCCGTGGTCGAGAACGCGGACATTCCCGGCCATGCGGCAAGGCTCCTGGAACGCGAGGACGTCGCCTATCTGCACATCCGCTCGGCGCGCAACAATTGTTACCAGTGCCGCGTCGAGCGCGCATGAAAAAGGCCCGGATCGCTCCGGGCCTTTTTCGTTCTCGCTTTTCTGATCAGGCGACGTTCAGCACCGCTTCCGGCGCATGGGACTCATAGCCCAGCGCCTCGGCCACCGGACGATTG
This region includes:
- a CDS encoding DUF1203 domain-containing protein: MSIRFLPLPTETATAYWNGATDAYGMAPERHVSDGTGVPCRHCLRLVGAGEPYLILAHRPFPALQPYAETGPIFLHAEPCAAHEPSEDMPPMLTSNVYILRGYSAENRILYGTGAVVENADIPGHAARLLEREDVAYLHIRSARNNCYQCRVERA
- a CDS encoding OmpA family protein, which codes for MQRRAFLTAFAAALAVPALSRGALAQETPSEEMILRRLDAAPARRMREEERVTVREFKRRPDLRGAAPSINIQSINFAFASAEIPRSEYRKVRQIARAMDRILSRRRRAVFLIEGHTDAVGSAASNQLLSERRAISLKRVLVEEFGLPFRALETVGYGEEFLLVPTQNEEWRNRRVTLRRIDEFVR
- a CDS encoding cysteine synthase A, which gives rise to MSILPSVLDAIGNTPLIRLKGASEATGCEILGKAEFLNPGQSVKDRAALSIIRAAERSGALRPGGVIVEGTAGNTGIGLALVAQALGYRTVIVIPETQSQEKKDALRLLGAELVEVPAVPYKNPNNYVKLSGRLAEQLAKTEPNGAIWANQFDNVANRDAHIETTAPEIWRDTDGKVDGFVSAVGSGGTLAGVAAGLRARNSNIKIALADPDGAALFNYYAHGELKSSGSSITEGIGQGRITANLEGFTPDYSYNIPDSEAVPLVFDLIEKEGIAVGGSSGINIAGAIRLARDLGPGHTIVTILCDYANRYQSKLFNADFLDSKGLPVPGWLTAKSGIKVPYQPVE
- the sseA gene encoding 3-mercaptopyruvate sulfurtransferase, with the translated sequence MSNDKSRFVVSADWVEKQLGAPAFRVVDASWYLPAQNRSGVAEYAAGHIPGAVLFDQDVIADHTSGLPHTIPAPDFFAAEVGKLGIADTDTIVVHDGPGIFTAPRVWWLFRVMGAKNVFVMDGGLDGWKKEGRPLTTDLPEPAPAVFHTNFNPYAVTSFEEMRGVVTTGSRQIADARGAGRFTGEEAEPRAGMRSGHMPGAKSLPMGTFSEGGKFKNLASLRKLFEDAGIDLAKPVVTSCGSGVTAAVITLALQSLSHTDNTLYDGSWSEWGGREDTPVVTGKD
- a CDS encoding cyclopropane-fatty-acyl-phospholipid synthase family protein, which produces MPFRAQMVLRGLLALQAGTLSMTIPGGQTFVIAGASPGPEATVRLHNWNLVHRAVSAGTIGVAESYMDGDWESPDAGAFLELVLVNGDVVRNYTNGPRGLFLIVEKFRHWLNANTRRGSKRNISAHYDLGNAFYSEWLDPTMTYSSALYARGANDLTSAQLAKYRALAEATGIGPNDHVLEIGCGWGGFAEFAAGEIGCKVTGLTISREQLAFARERMAKAGLADRVELKFQDYRDEAGTYDRIVSIEMFEAVGEKYWPAYFSKLHECLKPGGRAGLQIITILQEAYADYRANPDFIQKYVFPGGMLPTREHLSALGRQFGLSTASDIGFGHDYARTLAEWRHRFWAAWERIVPLGFDDRFRKLWEFYFYYCEAGFRAKNIDVRQVVYTRPGNGHQG
- a CDS encoding GNAT family N-acetyltransferase, whose product is MAKKAQPAPIAVHITALEMTAPPKQSLPVPVNVHTAILSAPDIPLAFYRFIYRQVGSRWHWVDRLRMDDETLAATLHDKRNSVTVLYVNGAPAGFFELLQIDEDVVELSHFGLMERALGLGIGKWFLLQTLYAAWASGPKRVRVTTNNLDHPRALQLYQMFGFSPVGTEDATLVPLSDAEVLALAKRDCLPPAERRKP
- a CDS encoding alanyl-tRNA editing protein, giving the protein MSLPTTALFRDDFYLSTNEAVVTAVHADGCIELDQTCFYATSGGQPGDTGFLERADGSRIALGPAVTGASKDIILHRPLEGEALPLVGETVVAHIDWARRYKLMRMHTACHLLSVVCSYPITGAAVGEDDSRVDFDMTDTIDRDEVTARLMTLVNENHPIFVQWITDAELAANPGIVKSKNVRPPMGLGRVSLVCIGENSAIDSQPCGGTHVSETQEVGAIHIAKIEKKGKENRRFRIRFGAPGSEA